In Pithys albifrons albifrons isolate INPA30051 chromosome 6, PitAlb_v1, whole genome shotgun sequence, a single genomic region encodes these proteins:
- the EXOC5 gene encoding exocyst complex component 5 encodes MATTAELFEEPFVADEYIERLAWRTPGGGSRGGEAFDPKRLLEEFVNHIQELQVMDERIQRKVEKLEQQCQKEAKEFAKKVQELQKSNQVAFQHFQELDEHISYVATKVCHLGDQLEGVNTPRQRAVEAQKLMKYFNEFLDGELKSDVFTNSEKIKEAADIIQKLHLIAQELPFDRFSEVKSKIASKYHDLECQLIQEFTSAQRRGEISRMREVAAVLLHFKGYSHCVDVYIKQCQEGAFLRNDVFEDAAILCQRVNKQVGEIFSNPETVLAKLIQNIFEVKLQGYVKDQLEEHRKSDAEQYLKNLYDLYTRTTNLSSKLMEFNLGTDKQTFLSKLIKSIFISYLENYIEVEIGYLKSRSATILQRYYDSKNHQKRSIGTGGIQDLKERLRQRTNLPLGPSIDTHGETFLSQEVVVNLLQETKQAFERCHRLSDPSDLPKNAFRIFSMLVEFLCTEHIDYALETGLAGIPSSDSKNANLYFLDVVHQANTIFHLFDKQFNDHLMPLISSSPKLSECLQKKKDIIEQMEVKLDMGIDRTLNCMIGQMKHILAAEQKKTDFKPEDENNVLIQYTNACVKVCGYVRKQVEKIRNSMDGKNVDTVLMEFGVRFHRLIYEHLQQYSYSCMGGMLAICDVAEYRKCAKDFKIALVLQLFDTLHALCNLLVVAPDNLKQVCSGEQLANLDKNILHSFVQLRVDYRSARLARHFS; translated from the exons ATTATTGGAAGAGTTTGTAAATCATATCCAAGAGCTACAGGTAATGGATGAAAGGATTCAGAGAAAGGTGGAGAAACTAGAACAGCAATGCCAGAAGGAAGCAAAGGAATTTGCCAAGAAAGTGCaagagctgcagaaaagcaACCAG GTTGCCTTCCAACATTTCCAAGAACTAGATGAGCACATCAGCTATGTAGCAACCAAGGTCTGTCACCTTGGCGACCAACTGGAGGGGGTAAACACGCCTCGGCAACGGGCTGTGGAGGCTCAGAAGCTGATGAAATACTTTAATGAGTTTCTGGATGGAGAGCTGAAGTCTGATGTTTTTACAAACTCTGAAAAG ATTAAAGAGGCAGCTGATATTATTCAGAAACTACATTTGATTGCACAGGAACTGCCTTTTGACAG GTTTTCTGAAGTAAAATCAAAGATAGCAA gtAAGTACCATGATTTAGAGTGCCAGTTAATTCAAGAGTTTACCAGTGCACAGCGGAGAGGAGAAATCTCCAGGATGAGAGAAGTAGCAGcagttttgcttcattttaag GGCTATTCCCACTGTGTTGATGTGTACATAAAACAGTGTCAAGAG GGTGCATTCCTGAGGAATGATGTCTTTGAAGATGCAGCCATTCTGTGCCAGCGAGTGAACAAGCAAGTTGGAGAAATCTTCAGCAATCCAGAAACTGTGCTAGCCAAACTCATTCAAAATATCTTTGAAGTTAAACTTCAG GGTTATGTAAAGGACCAGCTGGAAGAGCACAGGAAATCAGATGCAGAACAGTATCTCAAGAATCTCTATGATCTATATACAAG AACCACTAATCTGTCAAGCAAATTGATGGAGTTTAACCTGGGTACTGATAAGCAGACTTTCTTGTCTAAGCTTATCAAATCCATTTTCATTTCCTACTTGGAGAATTACATTGAGGTGGAAATTGGTTATCTGAAAAGCAGGAGTGCTACGATTCTGCAGCGCTATTATGATTCCAAAAACCACCAAAAGAGGTCCATTGGCACTGGAGG TATTCAAGACCTCAAAGAGAGACTAAGGCAACGTACAAACCTCCCCTTGGGGCCAAGTATTGACACACATGGGGAAACTTTTCTGTCACAAGAAGTGGTGGTTAACCTTTTGCAAGAAACCAAACAAGCTTTTGAAAGATGTCACAGG CTCTCTGATCCCTCTGACTTACCCAAGAAtgctttcagaattttttctaTGCTTGTAGAGTTCTTATGCACTGAGCACATCGATTATGCATTAGAAACAGGCCTTGCTG GCATTCCCTCTTCTGATTCAAAGAATGCAAATCTTTACTTCTTGGATGTTGTCCACCAGGCCAATactattttccatttatttgaCAAGCAGTTCAATGATCATCTGATGCCATTAATCAG TTCCTCTCCTAAATTATCTGAATgccttcagaagaaaaaggataTCATAGAACAGATGGAAGTGAAGCTGGATATGGGCATTGATAG GACACTGAATTGTATGATTGGACAGATGAAGCACATCTTGGCTGCAGAGCAAAAGAAGACAGATTTTAAACCCGAAGATGAGAACAATGTTTTGATTCAATATACCAAT gcTTGTGTTAAGGTCTGTGGCTATGTTAGGAAGCAGGTGGAAAAGATCAGAAATTCCATGGATGGCAAGAATGTGGACACAGTTTTGATGGAGTTTGGAGTTCGTTTCCATCGACTCATCTACGAACACCTCCAGCAATACTCCTACAGCTGCATGGGAGGCATGTTGGCCATCTGTGACGTGGCTGAATACAGGAAGTGTGCCAAAGACTTCAAG ATTGCGCTGGTGTTACAGCTCTTTGATACCTTGCATGCACTTTGCAATCTTCTGGTTGTAGCCCCAGATAACTTGAAGCAAGTTTGCTCAGGAGAACAACTTGCTAATCTGGACAAGAACATCCTTCACTCCTTTGTTCAGCTGCGTGTGGATTATCGGTCTGCTCGTCTCGCTCGTCACTTCAGCTGA